The DNA segment TATATCCTCAGGATGCATGCCATGGCCCGGATTATGCAGTGCATGCAGGGAAACCAGGATGAACAGGCCCGCGCGATTGTAGAGGAAACCATTGCCACGATCGAGTCCATGGAGGAGATCGACACCCCGGCATTTCAGTTCGAACGGCTGCGGTCGCTCAAATACCTGTATACGGTTCGCAAGCAGATTTCCGAGGCGGTGCTTCCGGTGAATCCGGAGCAGCGGCTGCAGCGGGAGCTTTCCCAGGCTGTCGCCGAGGAAAATTATGAGCGCGCAGCCGAGATCCGGGACCGGCTGCGAAATCTCGGACGGGATGTCTGACACCCCCGGCGCGCCCCCTGCAGCCACCCGCCGCAAAGCAACACCTGCACCCTGCGGCCATCCGCCGCACCGCAGGGTAATCTTGACAAATCACGCGAACTCTTTGAATATGAGCGGTACTATTATGATGAAAAGAAATTATTCCCATATCAAGGCTTGTGTGTGTGTGGTGCTGCTGCTGTTTATGGTCGGTACCGCGGTTGCCCAGGAAAACATCGTTACTGCCGCCGAGTTCTTCCGCCAGGTCGGTACCCGGTACGAGGACATCGATGACTACACTGCCGCTATCTCGATGCGGCGGGGTGATACCGTTATGTCGGGCGATATGTACTACCGACATCCGAATCTGCTGCGGATCAACTTTCGTCGTCCCGAGGAGCAGGTGCTGGTTACCGATGGCTCGACCCTCACGCTGTATATTCCTGCCCTGGATGTTACCATGCAGCAATCCCTCAGTGGACGTCAGCAGGACGAAGAGATTACCGCGCTGGCAACCCGCGAAGGTCTGGGGCTGTTGCGCCGACTCTACAGTGTCAGCTACCTGGAGGGGCCAACACCGGTTCCGCTGGAGGAAGGTTCAAACGAGATGGTGACCAAGCTCCGACTTACCTGGCGCAGCCCTTCCGAAGGATTTCGAGAGATTATTGTGTCGGTTGGTTCAGACATGATGATCCGGCGCATGGTTGGTACCACCGTGAGCTATGACGAGGTGCGCCTCGATTTTACCGAGATACAGGTTAACCAGAATCTGACCGCTGAGCAGTTCGAGTATCGATCCCCGCCGTCTGCCAACCGGTTTCACAACTTTCTGTTCGGCGCGGAAAATTAAAAACTGAGAGAACGCAAGGAGACCTGGATGGAATCAATCGGGGAGAAACTGATTAAAGCTCGAGAGCTTAAGGGCTACAGCCTGGAACAGGTGGCGCGGGATACCCATATATCGCAGCGTTATATTCAGGCATTAGAACAGGAAGCTTTCGAGCTGTTCCCCGGAGAGACCTATCTGCTGGGATTTATTCGCAAGTACGCCGATTTTCTGGGGATGGATCCCCAGGAAATGGTGAATCTTTACAAGAATCAACAACTGCAGGAGCAGCCGGCACCTATTCAGGAGCTGCTGCACCCAACGCCGCGCGTGACCGGCAGGATGGTTGGCATCGCCGCCGGGGTGCTGGGTGTCGGGGCTGTTGCACTGGTGATCGGTTTGTTCGCCAGTGGAATCTGGCAGCTTCCCGAGCGGGAAACCCCTGTTGCCGAACCGACTCGGAATGGACAGATGGTGCACCTTACCCAGAACTTTCTGGAGCAGCGGTTTTTTACCGGGGATGCCGTCTCGGTGCCGGTTGAAGGTGTCTCGCGGGTGATCGAGATTGTCGAGGTGGGCGACGCTGTTGTGCTGGAAACCGCCGGGCTGCGCGAAACGGTTGCCTTTGGCGATGAAGTGCTGCTTGACCTGACCGCCGATGATCTGCTGGATGTGCGCGTCCGTGTCGTAGACGACCTGCCGGGCTCCGATCGCAGTGCGGTACTCCGGATTGATCGCAGTCTGGAAGGTCCCGAACGTCTGGCTGTACGCCCTGGCAGCGAACCAGCCGCCCAGACCGGGCCGATCGGGGCAACCAGCGTCGCAGCCCGTGAACGGGAAACCCTGGTACTCCAGGAGCCCGAAACGGTGCAGCCGATCCGCCTGCAGGTAACCGCCCGTGATGTTCCGGTGCTTGCCCGTCTGCAAACCCCGGATGACCAGCAGCAGCTGCTGCTTCAGCCCGGCGACAGCCTGTCGGGCGAGCACAGTACCTGGATGCAGCTGTCGCTTGGCAATGCCGGGGCAGCAGACATACTGCTGAATGACCAGCAGGTGGAGCTTGGTGAGCCTGGCGAGGTTCGCGTGGTGCGCTTTGCCTGGACAAATCAGTTTGGTCCCGGCAATCCCCGGCTTGAGCAGGTGCCGGTTTACTGAGTACACTGCGGAGCTATGGATACCAGCTCCGTACTGTCC comes from the Spirochaeta africana DSM 8902 genome and includes:
- a CDS encoding LolA family protein, producing the protein MSGTIMMKRNYSHIKACVCVVLLLFMVGTAVAQENIVTAAEFFRQVGTRYEDIDDYTAAISMRRGDTVMSGDMYYRHPNLLRINFRRPEEQVLVTDGSTLTLYIPALDVTMQQSLSGRQQDEEITALATREGLGLLRRLYSVSYLEGPTPVPLEEGSNEMVTKLRLTWRSPSEGFREIIVSVGSDMMIRRMVGTTVSYDEVRLDFTEIQVNQNLTAEQFEYRSPPSANRFHNFLFGAEN
- a CDS encoding helix-turn-helix domain-containing protein; the encoded protein is MESIGEKLIKARELKGYSLEQVARDTHISQRYIQALEQEAFELFPGETYLLGFIRKYADFLGMDPQEMVNLYKNQQLQEQPAPIQELLHPTPRVTGRMVGIAAGVLGVGAVALVIGLFASGIWQLPERETPVAEPTRNGQMVHLTQNFLEQRFFTGDAVSVPVEGVSRVIEIVEVGDAVVLETAGLRETVAFGDEVLLDLTADDLLDVRVRVVDDLPGSDRSAVLRIDRSLEGPERLAVRPGSEPAAQTGPIGATSVAARERETLVLQEPETVQPIRLQVTARDVPVLARLQTPDDQQQLLLQPGDSLSGEHSTWMQLSLGNAGAADILLNDQQVELGEPGEVRVVRFAWTNQFGPGNPRLEQVPVY